Proteins encoded within one genomic window of Anopheles gambiae chromosome 3, idAnoGambNW_F1_1, whole genome shotgun sequence:
- the LOC1279091 gene encoding putative odorant receptor 83c — MKALITLGTCVQLYVKFIIGHKKASELKLLSDNIEQAILQRYENGKAEEIAVLQRTGRILWFIFRFMRTSVSSAAFGFFLYPVIAYYTTGKLMPLFMIELPYYGWTTTMGLAMNMFCQANILVIGTMGAIMSDFLFFMYAMYAMTCIDIFIVHLRELETLLKEIHIHEKDCAKQTSIMRQKWIQCMQDHQQATSFLNTAEDIFGITCLAQVLMGIFTVCDGMLLVALTFWFPTYCFLLVMFVELSIYFVIGHFVELKIDEMYNSIISMPWYKLPVEEQKEFAFLMCRQQRPMMLTAYGFLTMNFESYMSYVE, encoded by the exons AGTGAGCTCAAGTTACTTAGCGATAACATTGAGCAGGCTATCCTGCAGCGctatgaaaatggaaaagcagAGGAAATTGCCGTACTGCAACGTACTGGCCGTATactttggtttatttttcgtttcatGCGCACATCGGTTAGTAGCGCTGCATTTGGATTCTTTTTATATCCAGTTATTGCTTACTATACGACCGGGAAACTGATGCCTTTGTTCATGATCGAGCTTCCCTATTACGGTTGGACAACTACCATGGGACTAGCGATGAACATGTTTTGTCAAGCGAATATATTGGTGATTGGAACGATGGGAGCTATAATGTCCGATTTTCTATTCTTCATGTATGCGATGTATGCAATGACATGCattgatatttttattgtgCACCTACGTGAGCTAGAGACGCTGCTAAAAGAAATTCATATTCATGAAAAGGactgtgcaaaacaaacatcaataaTGCGGCAAAAATGGATTCAGTGCATGCAAGATCACCAACAAGCTACTAG CTTTCTAAATACGGCTGAAGACATTTTCGGAATAACGTGTTTAGCACAAGTGCTTATGGGAATATTCACGGTCTGTGATGGAATGCTACTGGTAGCTTTG acATTTTGGTTTCCTACCTATTGTTTTCTGTTGGTGATGTTTGTCGAGCTTTCAATTTACTTTGTGATTGGACATTTTGTAGAACTGAAG ATCGATGAAATGTACAACAGTATCATCTCGATGCCGTGGTATAAACTACCAGTGGAGGAACAGAAGGAATTCGCCTTTCTGATGTGCAGACAGCAACGTCCCATGATGTTAACAGCTTATGGGTTTCTCACCATGAACTTCGAGTCATACATGAGT TACGTTGAATAA
- the LOC1279093 gene encoding odorant receptor 30a yields MATIESFRKLLKYLIVYSKVPGVEMWTAPGKFKPLYIKFFVGHSKSKEVIVFSNKIEQEVFEQNKNRTAGETVLLKQTGYILWFFFRFVTTLATIVVLAFGLYPLFAYNVNGVVMPLFLYELPYYDWSTTIGYVVNMMFQVNLLVIGTIGAMLFDFLYFMYAMYTMVKADIFIIHLGELEKMLNDPLTMKKNQSSVREKWVQCMFEHQQTTNFLNSIEDIFGLMCLAQVSMGVFTICDAMLLVALTDWYPTYSFLLVMFIELSLYFLIGHLIELKIDAMYNKIISMPWFKLPVKEQKEFRFLMSRQQCPMMLTAYGFHPMNFEAYMSVLKGLYQFFVMVMQYVG; encoded by the exons ATGGCAACCATCGAGAGCTTTCGTAAATTGTTGAAATATTTGATAGTGTACTCGAAAGTGCCCGGGGTTGAAATGTGGACTGCGCCGGGAAAGTTCAAGCCA cTCTACATTAAGTTCTTTGTGGGACATTCAAAATCAAAGGAAGTGATTGTTTTCTctaacaaaatcgagcaggaagtgtttgagcaaaataaaaatagaactGCTGGAGAGACTGTTCTGTTGAAACAAACTGGTTATattctttggtttttttttcgttttgtaaCCACATTAGCTACTATCGTTGTACTAGCATTTGGGCTGTATCCATTGTTCGCGTATAATGTAAATGGAGTAGTGATGCCTTTGTTCCTGTACGAGCTACCATATTACGATTGGAGCACTACTATTGGATATGTTGTGAACATGATGTTTCAAGTAAACTTGCTGGTGATCGGTACGATAGGAGCCATGCTGTTCGACTTCTTGTACTTTATGTACGCAATGTATACAATGGTAAAGGCGGATATTTTTATAATACATCTTGGTGAGCTAGAGAAAATGCTAAATGATCCGCTGACAATGAAGAAAAACCAATCCAGTGTACGGGAAAAATGGGTGCAGTGCATGTTTGAACATCAGCAGACTACCAA CTTCCTGAATTCCATCGAAGACATTTTTGGGCTCATGTGTCTAGCTCAAGTCTCCATGGGAGTATTTACGATATGCGATGCAATGCTACTGGTAGCATTG ACGGATTGGTATCCTACATACTCGTTCTTATTGGTGATGTTTATCGAACTGTCATTATATTTTTTGATTGGACACTTGATCGAACTAAAG ATTGATGCAATGTACAACAAGATCATCTCAATGCCTTGGTTTAAGCTTCCAGTGAAGGAACAGAAAGAGTTTAGATTTCTGATGAGCAGACAGCAATGCCCGATGATGTTGACTGCGTATGGCTTTCATCCCATGAATTTCGAGGCGTACATGAGT GTGTTGAAAGGCCTGTACCAGTTTTTCGTCATGGTCATGCAGTATGTTGGCTAA
- the LOC5668245 gene encoding E3 ubiquitin-protein ligase TRIM45, with protein MDHETSNVPSWCHQSLLHDHADSTTTTDGEPVDERRKSPRARCSSGRLRMEAAVTVHAPWASEDSDGEESDCNDHRAPSVKGRPASPRPPMSGTAVTEGPDPLQRYVRLQEEHVEASVVVLTNGTGTVGTGTTLESLPKGSGKLTFNLTPEQLGVRNVVERVGRTRRTIPAGEYLLSPDASTGEECPRKSSLRRNSAYSNQSEMDKQLALEQHPEPLPDSDEVCPGLAGTPAGSLRMMLMMIPSDTVRPEDVDGSRGSVSSRVSVSGQLPRRAQHKFDEISTIYDHFPTDFLPDRFLCGLCQKLLREPRVLDCLHTFCRACLERVAATVTHGQDSAQFWQRVNENASFDWDPQAGDQDTGNGKAVNDNVSGTLGTIGESRFDQLRASFQNFREQNCLRSPVKSDKCRDKVKARVIYGDREKVLVCPTCNHPTELPAGPGGIGQLPQHFVLARKIENIVSQHSSSPGSSRHGSPTNCAPSSIAFAMCELCSEEVTQPATVSCQTCALKLCNFCREAHRRQRGTASHCIVRLGLSELMKARPRRTLPVPGEVDSVPRSIKCPMHPEHQLKLFCTTCHQVICGECSTLLHRDHRCTTVSRAGKVYGRFVRSAIEQTRPLEDYALQSVGRLNDLTVRINSRCEAVQQEVDAFVDEYVAALEEHRRTLSEQIGNIRQAKMEMIMAQKLDLERRSQNSRAAIEFAEELMTEGSEVENLLFVSILLKRFEQCLKSTRALDSTVTDTVQFLADEEAPNVRVQTGVPLFGIVTTQKADPQQSGIEHSAGELATLKAHKRVQLTLVVRDYEGRRLGHGGITVQTDLRFRDDDDHSVPMTIADNRDGSYGLTFVPSRPGVMHLMLFVDGKLLEECPVVLRIHKLRPHYGVFHCCTFCSSSGSKGGTCACGSIMPGGYRGCGHGHEGHPGQRHWSCCGSLQEFSDCTASVGKERQHNE; from the exons ATGGATCATGAAACATCGAATGTCCCGAGCTGGTGCCACCAATCGCTCCTACACGACCATGCTGACTCGACGACAACCACGGACGGGGAGCCGGTGGACGAGCGACGCAAATCCCCGAGAGCACGCTGCTCCAGCGGACGACTGCGGATGGAAGCAGCCGTCACGGTGCATGCTCCATGGGCGAGCGAAGATTCCGACGGCGAGGAGAGTGATTGCAATGACCATCGGGCACCATCGGTCAAGGGTCGTCCTGCGTCACCCAGACCACCAATGTCCGGCACAGCCGTTACCGAAGGGCCCGATCCGCTGCAACGCTACGTCCGGCTGCAGGAAGAGCACGTCGAGGCGTCCGTCGTTGTGCTAACGAATGGGACCGGCACTGTTGGCACAGGTACTACACTTGAATCATTGCCAAAAGGCAGTGGGAAATTAACTTTCAATCTAACCCCGGAGCAACTGGGTGTCCGCAACGTGGTAGAGCGGGTGGGCCGCACTAGACGAACCATTCCCGCTGGCGAATACCTGCTCTCGCCGGACGCCAGCACTGGGGAGGAATGTCCGCGAAAGAGTAGCCTGCGGCGCAATTCAGCGTACAGCAATCAATCGGAGATGGATAAGCAACTCGCCCTCGAGCAGCATCCGGAGCCACTTCCGGACAGTGACGAAGTGTGTCCCGGTCTAGCAGGCACACCGGCCGGCTCGCTgaggatgatgctgatgatgataccGTCCGACACTGTACGGCCGGAGGATGTCGATGGATCACGGGGCTCGGTTAGTTCGCGGGTATCGGTCAGTGGTCAGCTGCCCCGAAGGGCACAACATAAATTTGACGAGATATC CACAATCTACGACCACTTCCCGACCGACTTTCTACCCGACCGGTTCCTGTGCGGGCTGTGCCAGAAGCTGCTACGCGAACCACGTGTGCTAGACTGTCTGCACACGTTCTGTCGGGCGTGCTTGGAGCGGGTTGCCGCGACGGTCACGCACGGTCAGGACAGTGCCCAGTTCTGGCAGCGCGTCAACGAAAATGCCAGCTTCGATTGGGACC CTCAAGCAGGCGACCAGGATACAGGTAATGGCAAAGCGGTAAATGATAATGTTTCTGGCACGTTGGGCACCATCGGCGAGTCACGTTTCGATCAGCTGCGTGCCTCCTTTCAAAACTTTCGGGAGCAGAACTGTTTGCGATCGCCGGTAAAGTCTGACAAG TGCAGAGACAAAGTTAAGGCTAGGGTAATATATGGTGACAGGGAAAAAGTTCTCGTGTGTCCTACCTGTAATCATCCAACGGAGCTACCGGCTGGACCGGGCGGTATTGGCCAGCTGCCGCAGCACTTTGTGCTGGCGAGGAAAATCGAGAACATCGTTTCGCAGCATTCGTCGTCGCCGGGCTCTTCGCGGCACGGTTCGCCCACAAACTGTGCACCATCATCAATCGCTTTTGCAATGTGCGAGCTATGTTCTGAAGAAGTTACG CAACCGGCAACCGTATCCTGTCAAACGTGTGCACTGaagttgtgcaacttttgCAGGGAAGCACACCGGCGACAACGTGGCACCGCCTCGCACTGTATCGTTCGGCTTGGGTTGAGCGAGCTGATGAAAGCGAGGCCCCGACGGACACTGCCTGTCCCGGGGGAGGTCGACTCGGTGCCACGCTCGATCAAATGTCCAATGCATCCGGAACATCAATTAAAACTTTTCTGCACCACTTGCCACCAGGTGATTTGCGGTGAGTGTAGCACACTGCTGCACCGGGACCACCGCTGCACGACGGTGAGCCGGGCGGGCAAGGTATACGGACGATTTGTGCGGAGTGCCATCGAACAGACGCGTCCCCTAGAGGACTATGCATTGCAGTCGGTGGGTAGGTTGAACGACTTGACCGTTCGAATCAACAGCCGCTGTGAGGCGGTGCAGCAAGAGGTGGACGCGTTCGTGGACGAGTATGTGGCGGCGCTCGAGGAGCATCGGCGAACGCTAAGCGAGCAGATCGGTAACATTCGCCAGGCAAAGATGGAGATGATCATGGCCCAGAAGTTGGATCTTG AGCGGCGTTCCCAGAACTCTCGAGCTGCGATCGAGTTTGCTGAGGAGCTGATGACCGAAGGCAGTGAGGTGGAAAATTTACTCTTCGTCAGCATACTGCTGAAGCGGTTTGAGCAGTGCCTGAAATCGACCCGAGCGCTGGACAGCACCGTCACCGATACGGTGCAATTCCTCGCAGACGAGGAAGCACCAAACGTGCGGGTGCAGACCGGCGTCCCGCTGTTTGGCATCGTTACCACCCAGAAAGCGGACCCACAGCAGAGTGGCATCGAGCATTCGGCCGGCGAGCTGGCTACCCTGAAGGCACACAAGCGCGTCCAACTGACGCTTGTCGTGCGGGACTACGAAGGTCGTCGGCTGGGTCACGGTGGCATTACGGTGCAGACGGATCTCCGCTTTCGGGACGACGATGATCACTCGGTACCAATGACCATCGCCGACAATCGGGACGGGTCGTATGGACTGACGTTTGTACCGTCGCGTCCCGGTGTAATGCATCTGATGCTTTTCGTTGACGGAAAGTTGCTGGAG GAATGTCCGGTTGTGCTGCGAATCCACAAACTTAGACCACACTACGGCGTGTTTCACTGCTGTACGTTCTGTTCCAGCAGCGGGTCCAAGGGTGGAACCTGTGCATGCGGAAGTATCATGCCCGGTGGCTATCGAGGCTGTGGCCACGGGCACGAGGGCCATCCCGGGCAGCGTCACTGGTCGTGTTGCGGAAGTTTGCAGGAATTCTCCGACTGTACCGCATCGGTTGGGAAGGAAAGGCAGCACAATGAATAA